One genomic region from Diabrotica undecimpunctata isolate CICGRU chromosome 9, icDiaUnde3, whole genome shotgun sequence encodes:
- the LOC140449571 gene encoding uncharacterized protein: protein MIAPSWDNEYTLYGKDKEDVARQRFIELNPEKRVQKCGIFINNIYNLLAATPDGIVDDNSLLEVKCLLKVHKSGKSLLEAVETLKNMPLENKNGTLQLKKNHYYMY, encoded by the exons atgatTGCACCCTCTTGGGATAACGAATATACCCTTTATGGGAAAGATAAGGAAGATGTCGCAAGACAAAGATTTATTGAATTGAATCCTGAAAAGAGAGTACAGAAGTGtggaatatttattaataatatttacaaTCTTCTTGCTGCTACTCCAGATG GAATTGTAGATGATAATAGTTTGTTGGAAGTTAAATGCCTTCTGAAGGTGCATAAAAGTGGCAAGTCCCTGTTGGAGGCAGTAGAGACGCTAAAAAACATGCCATTGGAAAATAAAAATGGAACATTACAGTTAAAAAAGAACCATTATTACATGTATTAG